Proteins from one Esox lucius isolate fEsoLuc1 chromosome 19, fEsoLuc1.pri, whole genome shotgun sequence genomic window:
- the kif21a gene encoding kinesin-like protein KIF21B isoform X4, whose protein sequence is MSMGQDESSVRVALRIRPQLAREKIEGCHICTFVTPGEPQVMLGKDKAFTYDYVFDMDSSQERIYADCTEKLIEGCFEGYNATIFAYGQTGSGKTYTMGTGFDVNISDEELGIIPRAVSHLFRGIEDRQQVAREQGRPAPEFKINAQFLELYNEEILDLFDASRDLEARKQKSHIKIHEDANGGIYTVGVTTRTVTSEAEMMQCLKLGALCRTTASTQMNVQSSRSHAIFTIHLCQVRVCAPDNQDGNETDNRITNGNTEMQEYETLTAKFHFVDLAGSERLKRTGATGDRAKEGISINCGLLALGNVISALGDRSKRSTHVPYRDSKLTRLLQDSLGGNSQTMMIACISPSDRDFMETLNALNYANRARNIKNKVTVNQDKASQQISALRTEIARLQMELMEYRTGKRMIGQDGMESVNDMFHENSMLQTENSNLRVRVKAMQETIDAQRARLTQYLSDQANQVLARAGDGNEEIGNMIKSYIKEIEDLRAKLLESESVSENLRKNLSRASSRQSFYPGSFSPALLAPEKEASDIIELAKKDLEKLKKKERKKKKRLRQLLEEREREEELVVAKEDGSVVKEEVPNNDQDKATEKELTERSNEEPDLEGSDHEEVEEEEEEEEEEMDVEESSDESDSDSDEKENFQADLANITCEIAIKQKLIDELENSQRRLHTLKQQYEQKLMMLQSKIRDTQLERDRVLQNMGSVETCNDDKAKKIKQEYEKKLSVMNKELQKLQSAQKEHARLLKNQSKYETQLKKLQQDVMEMKKTKVRLMKQMKEQQEKNRLTESRRTREIATLKKDQRKQEHQLKLLEAQKRQQELILRRKTEEVTALRRQARPVSGKVTGRKVNLAETLQDSSHRPSPGRLHPSGSTAPNGTRSYYRRSTGIYSTRVARVKWQSLERRISDVIMQRMTISNMEADMNRLLKQREELTKRRDKVTRRRDRLAGEGPEVEKAVLSLSEDVDALVANIDYINDSIADCQANIMQMEEAKEEVDTVDVSAVISSCTLTEARFLLDHFMSMAINKGLQAAQKESQVKVMEGRLKQTEITSATQNQLLFHMLKEKAEFNPELDALLGNALQELGNLPVENGDDSSSDESAQSPATEGHSSSLASDLMKLCGETKTRSKARRRTTTQMELLYANSDSALDTTSGDFSSPCVPLAETPEEGGDRETVPPPARDRDYVAHSPGLSSKLGSIGVINPVPSSKGSRSATLQCVHVAEGHTKAVLCVDSTDDLLFTGSKDRTCKVWNLVTGQEIMSLAGHPNNVVSVRYSSSLVFTVSTSYIKVWDIRDSAKCIRTLTSSGQVTPGDACVSSTNRTVTIPAGENQINQIALNPSGSVLYAAAGNSVRVWDLRRFVSTGKLTGHLGPVMCLTVDQSGNGQDLVISGSKDHYIKMFDVTEGALGAIGPTHNFEPPHYDGIESLVVQGDVLFSGSRDNGIKKWDLARKDLLQQVPNAHRDWVCALGVVPGSPALLSGCRGGVLKLWRTDTLGALGELKGHESPINGISTNSSHLFTASDDRTVKIWRARGGLDSTLDPMADAADEATST, encoded by the exons GATTCGTCCTCAGCTGGCCCGGGAGAAAATCGAGGGATGCCACATCTGCACGTTTGTGACCCCAGGGGAGCCGCAGGTGATGCTGGGTAAAGACAAGGCGTTTACGTACGACTACGTGTTCGACATGGACTCCAGTCAGGAGAGAATCTATGCTGACTGCACTGAGAAGCTGATCGAGGGCTGCTTCGAAGGATACAACGCCACCATCTTTGCTTACGGCCAG acTGGGTCAGGCAAGACCTACACCATGGGAACGGGTTTTGACGTGAACATCAGCGACGAGGAGCTGGGCATCATCCCGCGGGCCGTCAGCCACCTGTTCCGGGGCATCGAGGACCGCCAGCAGGTTGCCAGGGAACAGGGTCGACCAGCGCCGGAGTTCAAAATCAACGCGCAGTTCCTGGAG CTTTACAATGAGGAGATTTTGGACCTGTTTGATGCTTCTCGGGACCTGGAGGCGCGGAAGCAGAAATCCCACATCAAGATCCACGAAGACGCAAACGGAGGAATCTACACCGTGGGGGTGACGACACGGACCGTGACCTCGGaggcagag ATGATGCAGTGTCTGAAGCTGGGCGCACTGTGTCGGACCACAGCCAGCACCCAGATGAACGTCCAGAGCTCCCGGTCGCACGCCATCTTCACCATCCACCTGTGCCAAGTCAGGGTCTGTGCACCGGACAAT CAAGACGGTAACGAGACAGACAACAGGATCACTAATGGCAACACTGAGATGCAAGAGTACGAGACGCTGACAGCCAAGTTTCACTTTGTGGATCTGGCCGGGTCCGAGAGGCTGAAGAGGACCGGGGCCACAGGAGACAGGGCCAAGGAAGGAATCTCCATCAACTGTGGACTG CTTGCTCTGGGGAATGTAATCAGTGCTTTAGGGGACCGAAGCAAGCGATCCACACATGTGCCTTACAGAGACTCCAAACTCACCCGGCTTCTACAGGATTCCCTAGGCGGGAACAG CCAAACGATGATGATAGCGTGCATCAGTCCATCTGACCGGGACTTCATGGAGACCCTGAATGCGTTGAATTATGCGAACAGGGCCAGGAACATAAAGAACAAGGTGACGGTGAATCAGGACAAGGCCAGCCAGCAGATCTCTGCTCTCAGGACGGAGATAGCCCGGTTGCAGATGGAGCTCATGGAGTACCGGACG GGTAAACGTATGATTGGACAGGACGGCATGGAGAGTGTGAACGACATGTTCCACGAGAACAGCATGCTGCAGACGGAAAACAGCAACCTCAGAGTCCGAGTGAAAGCCATGCAGGAGACCATTGATGCCCAGAGGGCCAGACTCACACAGTATCTCAGTGACCAGGCCAACCAGGTCCTGGCCAGAGCCG GTGATGGAAACGAagagattggaaacatgatcaAGAGCTACATCAAGGAAATCGAGGATCTCAG GGCCAAACTCCTGGAGAGTGAGTCTGTGAGTGAGAACCTTCGTAAGAACCTGTCCCGCGCCTCCTCACGCCAGTCCTTCTACCCCGGATCCTTCTCCCCAGCCCTCCTGGCCCCGGAGAAGGAGGCCTCAGACATCATCGAGCTGGCCAAGAAAGACCTGGAGAAACTCAaaaagaaggagaggaagaagaagaagag GCTCCGGCAGCTGCTGGAAGAGAGAGAACGGGAAGAGGAGTTAGTAGTGGCGAAGGAAGATGGAAG TGTTGTCAAGGAGGAGGTCCCTAACAATGACCAGGACAAGGCCACAGAAAAAGAGCTGACCGAGCGTTCCAATGAGGAGCCTGATCTG GAGGGAAGTGACCATGAGGaagtggaggaagaagaagaagaggaagaggaggagatggatgTAGAGGAGAGCTCTGATGAGTCAGACTCTGACTCTGATGAGaaag AGAACTTCCAGGCGGACCTGGCCAACATCACGTGTGAGATCGCCATCAAGCAGAAGCTGATCGACGAGCTGGAGAACAGCCAGCGGCGTCTGCACACGCTCAAACAGCAGTACGAGCAGAAGCTGATGATGCTGCAGAGCAAGATCAGAGACACTCAGctggagagggacagagtgCTGCAGAACATGG GCTCAGTGGAGACCTGCAACGATGATAAGGCCAAGAAGATCAAGCAGGAATACGAGAAGAAGCTGAGCGTGATGAATAAAGAGCTACAGAAACTACAGTCGGCCCAGAAAGAACACGCGCGCCTCCTCAAGAACCAGTCCAAGTATGAGACTCAGCTCAAAAAACTCCAACAGGACGTCATGGAAATGAAGAAGACCAAG GTCCGTCTCATGAAGCAGATGAAGGAGCAACAGGAGAAGAACAGGCTGACAGAGTCCAGGAGGACCAGGGAGATCGCCACCCTCAAGAAGGACCAGCGCAAACAGGAG CATCAACTGAAACTGTTGGAGGCCCAGAAGAGACAACAGGAACTCATTCTGCGGCGGAAGACTGAGGAG GTAACTGCCTTACGGAGGCAGGCCAGGCCTGTGTCTGGTAAGGTGACCGGCAGAAAGGTCAATCTAGCAGAGACCCTCCAGGACTCATCTCATCGACCCTCCCCAGGACGCCTGCATCCCTCTGGATCCACCGCTCCCAACGGAACCAG gtccTACTACAGACGCTCAACTGGCATATACTCCACCAGAGTAGCTAGGGTCAAGTGGCAGTCTCTGGAGCGCCGCATCTCTGATGTCATCATGCAGAGGATGACCATTTCCAACATGGAGGCCGATATGAACCGCTTGCTTAAG CAACGCGAGGAGCTGACCAAGCGCAGGGACAAGGTGACGAGGAGGAGGGACAGGCTTGCGGGGGAGGGGCCAGAGGTCGAGAAGGCGGTGCTCAGCCTCAGTGAGGATGTCGACGCGCTGGTGGCCAACATAGACTACATCAACGACAGCATCGCCGACTGCCAAGCCAACATCATGCAAATGGAGGAGGCCAAG GAGGAGGTGGACACGGTGGATGTTTCCGCGGTGATCAGTTCCTGTACACTAACAGAGGCCCGTTTTCTACTGGACCACTTCATGTCCATGGCCATAAACAAG GGTCTGCAGGCTGCTCAGAAGGAGTCCCAGGTGAAGGTGATGGAGGGTCGGCTGAAGCAGACTGAGATCACCAGCGCCACCCAGAACCAGCTGCTGTTCCACATGCTGAAGGAGAAGGCGGAGTTCAACCCCGAGCTGGACGCCTTACTGGGGAACGCTCTGCAAG AGCTGGGTAACCTCCCAGTGG AGAATGGGGACGATAGCAGCAGTGACGAATCTGCCCAGAGTCCTGCAACAGAGGGACA TTCCAGCTCACTGGCATCTGACCTGATGAAACTCTGTGGAGAGACCAAAACAAGGAGCAAG GCTCGTAGGAGAACCACCACTCAGATGGAGCTTCTATATGCCAATAGTGACTCCGCTCTTGACACAACGTCTGGAGATTTCTCCTCCCCCTGTGTCCCATTGGCTGAAACACCAGAAGAGGGCGGGGACAGGGAGACTGTTCCTCCCCCAGCCCGGGACAGGGACTATGTGGCTCATTCCCCAGGCCTGTCCTCTAAACTGGGCAGCAT AGGGGTGATCAACCCAGTGCCTTCCTCTAAGGGCAGTCGGTCAGCCACACTGCAGTGTGTCCACGTGGCTGAGGGTCACACTAAAGCCGTGCTGTGTGTCGACTCGACCGATGACCTCCTCTTCACTGGCTCCAAAG ACCGCACGTGTAAGGTGTGGAACCTGGTGACGGGCCAGGAGATCATGTCCCTGGCAGGCCACCCCAACAATGTGGTGTCGGTGCGCTACAGCTCCAGCCTGGTCTTCACCGTCTCTACCTCCTATATCAAGGTCTGGGACATCCGAGACTCCGCCAAGTGCATTCGCACCCTCAC GTCTTCTGGTCAGGTGACCCCAGGCGACGCGTGTGTGTCCAGCACCAACCGGACCGTCACCATCCCGGCAGGAGAGAACCAGATCAACCAGATCGCCCTCAACCCCAGCGGCTCTGTCCTGTATGCTGCGGCTGGCAACTCGGTCAGAGTCTGGGACCTCAGAAG gTTTGTGTCCACAGGGAAGCTGACTGGTCACCTGGGTCCAGTGATGTGTCTGACCGTGGACCAGAGTGGGAACGGTCAGGATCTGGTCATCAGTGGATCCAAGGACCATTACATCAAg ATGTTTGACGTGACAGAGGGGGCCCTTGGTGCTATCGGCCCCACACACAACTTCGAGCCTCCCCACTACGATGGCATTGAGTCCCTGGTGGTGCAGGGAGACGTCCTCTTCAGCGGCTCCAGGGACAACGGCATTAAGAAGTGGGACCTGGCCCGCAAAGACCTGCTGCAG CAAGTGCCCAATGCCCACCGCGACTGGGTGTGTGCCCTGGGGGTGGTTCCTGGCTCCCCGGCCCTGCTGAGTGGCTGCAGAGGAGGGGTGCTCAAGCTGTGGCGCACCGACACCCTGGGGGCCCTGGGTGAGCTCAAGGGTCACGAGAGCCCCATCAACGGCATCTCCACCAACAGCAGCCACCTGTTCACAGCATCTGA TGACCGGACAGTGAAGATCTGGCGTGCGCGTGGTGGACTGGACAGCAccttggatccgatggcggacGCAGCAGATGAGGCAACCAGTACCTGA
- the kif21a gene encoding kinesin-like protein KIF21A isoform X2, translated as MSMGQDESSVRVALRIRPQLAREKIEGCHICTFVTPGEPQVMLGKDKAFTYDYVFDMDSSQERIYADCTEKLIEGCFEGYNATIFAYGQTGSGKTYTMGTGFDVNISDEELGIIPRAVSHLFRGIEDRQQVAREQGRPAPEFKINAQFLELYNEEILDLFDASRDLEARKQKSHIKIHEDANGGIYTVGVTTRTVTSEAEMMQCLKLGALCRTTASTQMNVQSSRSHAIFTIHLCQVRVCAPDNQDGNETDNRITNGNTEMQEYETLTAKFHFVDLAGSERLKRTGATGDRAKEGISINCGLLALGNVISALGDRSKRSTHVPYRDSKLTRLLQDSLGGNSQTMMIACISPSDRDFMETLNALNYANRARNIKNKVTVNQDKASQQISALRTEIARLQMELMEYRTGKRMIGQDGMESVNDMFHENSMLQTENSNLRVRVKAMQETIDAQRARLTQYLSDQANQVLARAGDGNEEIGNMIKSYIKEIEDLRAKLLESESVSENLRKNLSRASSRQSFYPGSFSPALLAPEKEASDIIELAKKDLEKLKKKERKKKKRLRQLLEEREREEELVVAKEDGSVVKEEVPNNDQDKATEKELTERSNEEPDLEGSDHEEVEEEEEEEEEEMDVEESSDESDSDSDEKENFQADLANITCEIAIKQKLIDELENSQRRLHTLKQQYEQKLMMLQSKIRDTQLERDRVLQNMGSVETCNDDKAKKIKQEYEKKLSVMNKELQKLQSAQKEHARLLKNQSKYETQLKKLQQDVMEMKKTKVRLMKQMKEQQEKNRLTESRRTREIATLKKDQRKQEHQLKLLEAQKRQQELILRRKTEEVTALRRQARPVSGKVTGRKVNLAETLQDSSHRPSPGRLHPSGSTAPNGTRSYYRRSTGIYSTRVARVKWQSLERRISDVIMQRMTISNMEADMNRLLKQREELTKRRDKVTRRRDRLAGEGPEVEKAVLSLSEDVDALVANIDYINDSIADCQANIMQMEEAKEEVDTVDVSAVISSCTLTEARFLLDHFMSMAINKGLQAAQKESQVKVMEGRLKQTEITSATQNQLLFHMLKEKAEFNPELDALLGNALQENGDDSSSDESAQSPATEGHSSSLASDLMKLCGETKTRSKARRRTTTQMELLYANSDSALDTTSGDFSSPCVPLAETPEEGGDRETVPPPARDRDYVAHSPGLSSKLGSISGSRLGSPQGVEKRIPEPSPLSRRKTYDKSQAPSKVKEIKQGVINPVPSSKGSRSATLQCVHVAEGHTKAVLCVDSTDDLLFTGSKDRTCKVWNLVTGQEIMSLAGHPNNVVSVRYSSSLVFTVSTSYIKVWDIRDSAKCIRTLTSSGQVTPGDACVSSTNRTVTIPAGENQINQIALNPSGSVLYAAAGNSVRVWDLRRFVSTGKLTGHLGPVMCLTVDQSGNGQDLVISGSKDHYIKMFDVTEGALGAIGPTHNFEPPHYDGIESLVVQGDVLFSGSRDNGIKKWDLARKDLLQQVPNAHRDWVCALGVVPGSPALLSGCRGGVLKLWRTDTLGALGELKGHESPINGISTNSSHLFTASDDRTVKIWRARGGLDSTLDPMADAADEATST; from the exons GATTCGTCCTCAGCTGGCCCGGGAGAAAATCGAGGGATGCCACATCTGCACGTTTGTGACCCCAGGGGAGCCGCAGGTGATGCTGGGTAAAGACAAGGCGTTTACGTACGACTACGTGTTCGACATGGACTCCAGTCAGGAGAGAATCTATGCTGACTGCACTGAGAAGCTGATCGAGGGCTGCTTCGAAGGATACAACGCCACCATCTTTGCTTACGGCCAG acTGGGTCAGGCAAGACCTACACCATGGGAACGGGTTTTGACGTGAACATCAGCGACGAGGAGCTGGGCATCATCCCGCGGGCCGTCAGCCACCTGTTCCGGGGCATCGAGGACCGCCAGCAGGTTGCCAGGGAACAGGGTCGACCAGCGCCGGAGTTCAAAATCAACGCGCAGTTCCTGGAG CTTTACAATGAGGAGATTTTGGACCTGTTTGATGCTTCTCGGGACCTGGAGGCGCGGAAGCAGAAATCCCACATCAAGATCCACGAAGACGCAAACGGAGGAATCTACACCGTGGGGGTGACGACACGGACCGTGACCTCGGaggcagag ATGATGCAGTGTCTGAAGCTGGGCGCACTGTGTCGGACCACAGCCAGCACCCAGATGAACGTCCAGAGCTCCCGGTCGCACGCCATCTTCACCATCCACCTGTGCCAAGTCAGGGTCTGTGCACCGGACAAT CAAGACGGTAACGAGACAGACAACAGGATCACTAATGGCAACACTGAGATGCAAGAGTACGAGACGCTGACAGCCAAGTTTCACTTTGTGGATCTGGCCGGGTCCGAGAGGCTGAAGAGGACCGGGGCCACAGGAGACAGGGCCAAGGAAGGAATCTCCATCAACTGTGGACTG CTTGCTCTGGGGAATGTAATCAGTGCTTTAGGGGACCGAAGCAAGCGATCCACACATGTGCCTTACAGAGACTCCAAACTCACCCGGCTTCTACAGGATTCCCTAGGCGGGAACAG CCAAACGATGATGATAGCGTGCATCAGTCCATCTGACCGGGACTTCATGGAGACCCTGAATGCGTTGAATTATGCGAACAGGGCCAGGAACATAAAGAACAAGGTGACGGTGAATCAGGACAAGGCCAGCCAGCAGATCTCTGCTCTCAGGACGGAGATAGCCCGGTTGCAGATGGAGCTCATGGAGTACCGGACG GGTAAACGTATGATTGGACAGGACGGCATGGAGAGTGTGAACGACATGTTCCACGAGAACAGCATGCTGCAGACGGAAAACAGCAACCTCAGAGTCCGAGTGAAAGCCATGCAGGAGACCATTGATGCCCAGAGGGCCAGACTCACACAGTATCTCAGTGACCAGGCCAACCAGGTCCTGGCCAGAGCCG GTGATGGAAACGAagagattggaaacatgatcaAGAGCTACATCAAGGAAATCGAGGATCTCAG GGCCAAACTCCTGGAGAGTGAGTCTGTGAGTGAGAACCTTCGTAAGAACCTGTCCCGCGCCTCCTCACGCCAGTCCTTCTACCCCGGATCCTTCTCCCCAGCCCTCCTGGCCCCGGAGAAGGAGGCCTCAGACATCATCGAGCTGGCCAAGAAAGACCTGGAGAAACTCAaaaagaaggagaggaagaagaagaagag GCTCCGGCAGCTGCTGGAAGAGAGAGAACGGGAAGAGGAGTTAGTAGTGGCGAAGGAAGATGGAAG TGTTGTCAAGGAGGAGGTCCCTAACAATGACCAGGACAAGGCCACAGAAAAAGAGCTGACCGAGCGTTCCAATGAGGAGCCTGATCTG GAGGGAAGTGACCATGAGGaagtggaggaagaagaagaagaggaagaggaggagatggatgTAGAGGAGAGCTCTGATGAGTCAGACTCTGACTCTGATGAGaaag AGAACTTCCAGGCGGACCTGGCCAACATCACGTGTGAGATCGCCATCAAGCAGAAGCTGATCGACGAGCTGGAGAACAGCCAGCGGCGTCTGCACACGCTCAAACAGCAGTACGAGCAGAAGCTGATGATGCTGCAGAGCAAGATCAGAGACACTCAGctggagagggacagagtgCTGCAGAACATGG GCTCAGTGGAGACCTGCAACGATGATAAGGCCAAGAAGATCAAGCAGGAATACGAGAAGAAGCTGAGCGTGATGAATAAAGAGCTACAGAAACTACAGTCGGCCCAGAAAGAACACGCGCGCCTCCTCAAGAACCAGTCCAAGTATGAGACTCAGCTCAAAAAACTCCAACAGGACGTCATGGAAATGAAGAAGACCAAG GTCCGTCTCATGAAGCAGATGAAGGAGCAACAGGAGAAGAACAGGCTGACAGAGTCCAGGAGGACCAGGGAGATCGCCACCCTCAAGAAGGACCAGCGCAAACAGGAG CATCAACTGAAACTGTTGGAGGCCCAGAAGAGACAACAGGAACTCATTCTGCGGCGGAAGACTGAGGAG GTAACTGCCTTACGGAGGCAGGCCAGGCCTGTGTCTGGTAAGGTGACCGGCAGAAAGGTCAATCTAGCAGAGACCCTCCAGGACTCATCTCATCGACCCTCCCCAGGACGCCTGCATCCCTCTGGATCCACCGCTCCCAACGGAACCAG gtccTACTACAGACGCTCAACTGGCATATACTCCACCAGAGTAGCTAGGGTCAAGTGGCAGTCTCTGGAGCGCCGCATCTCTGATGTCATCATGCAGAGGATGACCATTTCCAACATGGAGGCCGATATGAACCGCTTGCTTAAG CAACGCGAGGAGCTGACCAAGCGCAGGGACAAGGTGACGAGGAGGAGGGACAGGCTTGCGGGGGAGGGGCCAGAGGTCGAGAAGGCGGTGCTCAGCCTCAGTGAGGATGTCGACGCGCTGGTGGCCAACATAGACTACATCAACGACAGCATCGCCGACTGCCAAGCCAACATCATGCAAATGGAGGAGGCCAAG GAGGAGGTGGACACGGTGGATGTTTCCGCGGTGATCAGTTCCTGTACACTAACAGAGGCCCGTTTTCTACTGGACCACTTCATGTCCATGGCCATAAACAAG GGTCTGCAGGCTGCTCAGAAGGAGTCCCAGGTGAAGGTGATGGAGGGTCGGCTGAAGCAGACTGAGATCACCAGCGCCACCCAGAACCAGCTGCTGTTCCACATGCTGAAGGAGAAGGCGGAGTTCAACCCCGAGCTGGACGCCTTACTGGGGAACGCTCTGCAAG AGAATGGGGACGATAGCAGCAGTGACGAATCTGCCCAGAGTCCTGCAACAGAGGGACA TTCCAGCTCACTGGCATCTGACCTGATGAAACTCTGTGGAGAGACCAAAACAAGGAGCAAG GCTCGTAGGAGAACCACCACTCAGATGGAGCTTCTATATGCCAATAGTGACTCCGCTCTTGACACAACGTCTGGAGATTTCTCCTCCCCCTGTGTCCCATTGGCTGAAACACCAGAAGAGGGCGGGGACAGGGAGACTGTTCCTCCCCCAGCCCGGGACAGGGACTATGTGGCTCATTCCCCAGGCCTGTCCTCTAAACTGGGCAGCAT CTCCGGCTCCAGACTGGGCTCCCCGCAAGGGGTGGAAAAGAGAATTCCAGAACCCTCGCCGCTCTCTCGCAGGAAGACCTATGACAAGTCGCAAGCGCCGTCTAAGGTCAAGGAGATCAAACA AGGGGTGATCAACCCAGTGCCTTCCTCTAAGGGCAGTCGGTCAGCCACACTGCAGTGTGTCCACGTGGCTGAGGGTCACACTAAAGCCGTGCTGTGTGTCGACTCGACCGATGACCTCCTCTTCACTGGCTCCAAAG ACCGCACGTGTAAGGTGTGGAACCTGGTGACGGGCCAGGAGATCATGTCCCTGGCAGGCCACCCCAACAATGTGGTGTCGGTGCGCTACAGCTCCAGCCTGGTCTTCACCGTCTCTACCTCCTATATCAAGGTCTGGGACATCCGAGACTCCGCCAAGTGCATTCGCACCCTCAC GTCTTCTGGTCAGGTGACCCCAGGCGACGCGTGTGTGTCCAGCACCAACCGGACCGTCACCATCCCGGCAGGAGAGAACCAGATCAACCAGATCGCCCTCAACCCCAGCGGCTCTGTCCTGTATGCTGCGGCTGGCAACTCGGTCAGAGTCTGGGACCTCAGAAG gTTTGTGTCCACAGGGAAGCTGACTGGTCACCTGGGTCCAGTGATGTGTCTGACCGTGGACCAGAGTGGGAACGGTCAGGATCTGGTCATCAGTGGATCCAAGGACCATTACATCAAg ATGTTTGACGTGACAGAGGGGGCCCTTGGTGCTATCGGCCCCACACACAACTTCGAGCCTCCCCACTACGATGGCATTGAGTCCCTGGTGGTGCAGGGAGACGTCCTCTTCAGCGGCTCCAGGGACAACGGCATTAAGAAGTGGGACCTGGCCCGCAAAGACCTGCTGCAG CAAGTGCCCAATGCCCACCGCGACTGGGTGTGTGCCCTGGGGGTGGTTCCTGGCTCCCCGGCCCTGCTGAGTGGCTGCAGAGGAGGGGTGCTCAAGCTGTGGCGCACCGACACCCTGGGGGCCCTGGGTGAGCTCAAGGGTCACGAGAGCCCCATCAACGGCATCTCCACCAACAGCAGCCACCTGTTCACAGCATCTGA TGACCGGACAGTGAAGATCTGGCGTGCGCGTGGTGGACTGGACAGCAccttggatccgatggcggacGCAGCAGATGAGGCAACCAGTACCTGA